One genomic window of Monodelphis domestica isolate mMonDom1 chromosome 1, mMonDom1.pri, whole genome shotgun sequence includes the following:
- the LOC100031912 gene encoding olfactory receptor 2AG1-like, with protein sequence MELWNTTLVNSFFLIGILQDSKSPEVVCAVITLLYLIAMASNGLLLLLITLDNRLHMPMYFLLSQLSLMDLLFTSVVAPKTLVDYLCGQNTISFIGCGLQMFLALTLGGAEDILLAFMAYDRYVAIRYPLNYMVLMRPAVCWSMVAISWLLASLSALVYTIYTMHFPFCRTQEIHHLLCEILPLLKLACADTSQYELMVYTMGVTFLLIPLSAIVASYTLVLSAVFHMPSAQGRQKALLTCSSHLTVVGLYYGAAIFMYVLPSAYHSPRQDNILSVFYTIITPALNPLIYSLRNKDVVGALKKVLGKNSSEQRW encoded by the coding sequence ATGGAACTCTGGAATACCACCTTAGTAAATAGTTTTTTCCTCATTGGAATTCTACAGGACAGCAAGTCTCCTGAGGTTGTCTGTGCAGTAATTACACTCCTCTACCTGATTGCCATGGCTAGTAATGGCCTCCTGCTCCTCTTGATCACTTTGGACAATCGGCTCCATATGCCCATGTACTTCTTGCTCAGCCAGCTCTCACTTATGGATCTGCTCTTCACATCCGTTGTTGCCCCCAAGACACTGGTTGATTACCTGTGTGGACAAAACACTATTTCTTTTATAGGTTGTGGGCTTCAGATGTTTTTGGCACTGACACTTGGGGGTGCAGAAGATATATTGTTGGCTTTCATGGCATATGACCGCTACGTGGCTATTCGTTACCCTCTGAATTATATGGTATTAATGAGACCAGCTGTTTGCTGGTCTATGGTAGCTATATCCTGGCTCTTGGCATCTCTGAGTGCCCTTGTGTATACCATTTATACAATGCACTTCCCTTTCTGTAGGACCCAAGAGATCCATCACCTGCTTTGTGAAATCCTTCCGTTACTAAAGCTGGCATGTGCTGACACATCTCAGTATGAGCTAATGGTATACACAATGGGTGTGACCTTCCTCCTGATCCCCCTCTCTGCTATTGTTGCATCATATACTTTAGTCTTATCTGCTGTGTTCCACATGCCCTCAGCACAGGGGAGACAGAAAGCTCTCCTTACCTGTTCATCCCACTTGACAGTAGTTGGGCTATACTATGGAGCTGCCATATTCATGTATGTCCTGCCCAGTGCCTACCACAGCCCTAGGCAGGACAATATCCTGTCTGTGTTCTACACCATTATCACTCCTGCCCTAAATCCTCTTATCTACAGCCTGAGGAACAAGGATGTGGTGGGGGCTCTGAAGAAGGTACTAGGGAAAAATTCCTCAGAGCAGAGATGGTAG